One window from the genome of Kluyveromyces marxianus DMKU3-1042 DNA, complete genome, chromosome 3 encodes:
- the LSB6 gene encoding 1-phosphatidylinositol 4-kinase LSB6: MTGGESSSLLRPVASRNTYEWLKYQDEPHYEYGTEHSMNTIDSIGRWTSSLWSDAASHVSHGSSHGGVSQGYGTIDGNSGHLTASADDSGAHNRQQRLKIEYSVFQPSIKSGPIPKPLDTKPHFDTVVEDCMVAIEVQHIELQRINAGSSGSYFVFGTENSKEPNGVFKPKDEEPYGPFSPKWTKWLHRTFFPCFFGRSCLIPNLGYVCEAAASLLDSRLRIGLVPHTEVLSLSSTRFYDYRNHWFCGFKPRLQNKIGSFQLFVHEYMSADEFLSKYPLPTMFRDHFSTHGNQNPEGFHWNNYTLKQFRLQLEKLIILDYIMRNTDRGLDNWMVKVYQNESNGKWEVKLAAIDNGLAFPWKHPDEWRSFPYGWLFLPLSILNVPFSNQTREHFLPILLHTKWWEETYREFTSLFAMDSEFKASLWKKQWSVLKGQAFNVVETLKDPRCGPLELVKRTPCLVVDGLMEYTFYPTQETTLSHSLAESLPKQSSPMIVGSIPNLIDEHKPSQPNNQDNDNSNSNSNLNPIEERTPTHPQKKTVIIERLQICNSKQPLFTWW; encoded by the coding sequence ATGACAGGAGGAGAGAGTTCTTCATTGCTACGGCCGGTTGCGTCGCGGAATACGTATGAATGGTTGAAGTACCAGGATGAGCCGCACTATGAGTATGGGACGGAACATTCGATGAACACGATAGACTCGATTGGACGGTGGACCAGCAGCCTGTGGAGCGATGCTGCGAGCCATGTGTCGCATGGGAGTAGTCACGGTGGAGTATCGCAAGGGTATGGGACGATTGATGGGAACAGTGGCCATTTAACGGCTAGTGCCGATGATTCCGGGGCACACAACAGACAGCAGCGGTTGAAGATCGAGTACTCAGTGTTTCAGCCGTCTATCAAGTCAGGTCCGATCCCAAAGCCATTGGATACCAAGCCGCATTTCGATACGGTGGTCGAGGACTGCATGGTTGCCATTGAGGTGCAGCATATCGAGCTGCAACGGATAAACGCAGGATCTTCTGGGTCGTACTTTGTGTTTGGGACTGAGAACAGCAAGGAGCCGAACGGGGTGTTCAAGCCCAAGGACGAGGAGCCGTATGGGCCGTTCTCGCCCAAGTGGACGAAATGGTTGCATCGGACTTTCTTCCCctgtttctttggtagATCGTGTTTGATACCGAACTTGGGGTACGTGTGCGAAGCTGCAGCAAGCTTGCTCGACAGCCGGTTGCGCATCGGACTTGTTCCGCACACCGAGGTGTTGTCGCTCAGCTCGACTCGATTTTACGACTACCGAAACCACTGGTTTTGCGGGTTCAAGCCACGGTTGCAGAACAAGATTGGGTCGTTCCAGTTGTTCGTGCACGAATATATGTCGGCAGATGAGTTCCTCAGCAAGTATCCGTTGCCCACTATGTTTCGAGACCATTTCAGCACGCATGGGAACCAGAACCCCGAGGGTTTCCATTGGAACAATTACACGCTGAAGCAGTTTCGGTTACAGTTGGAGAAGCTCATCATCTTGGACTATATCATGAGAAACACGGACAGGGGGCTCGACAACTGGATGGTGAAAGTGTACCAAAACGAGTCCAACGGCAAGTGGGAAGTGAAACTTGCGGCAATTGATAATGGACTTGCGTTCCCCTGGAAACATCCAGACGAATGGCGCTCTTTCCCCTACGGCTGGCTCTTTCTACCATTATCCATCTTGAACGTGCCCTTCTCAAACCAAACTAGAGAACACTTCCTTCCTATACTACTACATACCAAATGGTGGGAGGAAACGTATCGCGAATTCACGAGTCTCTTCGCAATGGACTCTGAGTTCAAAGCTAGCCTTTGGAAGAAACAATGGAGCGTTTTAAAGGGCCAGGCTTTTAATGTCGTGGAGACGTTAAAGGATCCCAGATGCGGACCGTTAGAACTCGTGAAAAGAACGCCTTGTCTCGTGGTAGACGGTCTCATGGAATACACTTTCTACCCAACTCAAGAAACTACGCTTTCGCATTCCCTTGCTGAGTCACTCCCAAAGCAGTCATCTCCGATGATAGTTGGAAGTATACCAAATCTCATCGATGAGCATAAACCGTCTCAGCCCAATAATCAAGACAATgataattctaattctaattctaatcTTAACCCTATTGAAGAGCGCACCCCAACTCATCCGCAGAAAAAGACTGTCATAATAGAAAGACTACAGATATGTAATTCTAAGCAACCACTATTCACTTGGTGGTAA